Genomic window (Deltaproteobacteria bacterium):
AATCTTGTGCTTGCCATTGATGACGGCGAAAGTTTGCTCTGCGCCCTCGCGGCTGCTCCGCCCGACATTGGGTACGACCATGAACCCGATGAAAAAAGACCCCGCCAGAAGCCAGAGGAGGATCTTGGAACCCAGTGACTTGAAACGCTGCGATACGGTCTGCTTGGCCATTTGAACCTTAACCTGACAAAAACAGCCAAAAGGCTGGAATTTCCACGGGATAGGGCGGGGCTCCACCAGCCTGAATCCACCAAACCCGGGACCCCTCTAGTGGCCGGGAGAGCGGCCCCTTGTCAATCCCGCCCTTTGCCCCTTCAGGACACTGGCGCTCTGCCGCTGGACCGGTAATAAACATGCAGAAGGCCAAGGGCAGGGAACCGGAGAGCTTCACCGCCCGGTTAAGGAAAGGACTCGCTTCCGGCCATCCATGTTCGCACTCTGGAACCGCCCTGCTCCCCGCCTGATATTTCTGACGCTTGTTGCGATGGGAGCCTTTGCCACGAGCGTCTCCCGGCAGAACCAGATCGGCCCCATCCCGGCACTGGTACTGGACGCTTTCTCCCTCCTGCAGATGACGGCCGCAAAGACAGTCAGCCTCACTGGCGAAGCAGGCAGCCGCTACGTGTATCTTGTCGGTGTGCAGAAACGCCTGGACCAGCTGGAAACGGAACGCGGCCACCTTCTTGCCGAACGGGCCGCGCTCGTCGAACTGGCGCGGGAAAATACCCGGCTCCGCGAACTGATCGGTCTCAAGGAAAAACTCGGCGGCGATCTCGTTGCCGCCCGCGTCATCGGGATCGCCGACGAGGAAAAGGCGACACTTACCATCGACCGTGGTTCGCTCTCGGGAATCCAGCCAGGACAGGCCGTTCTCGCCAACGGCGGCGTGATCGGGCAGATCTGGTACGCCGGACGGCTTACATCCACTGTGCTGCTGCTGGAAGATCCCCGAAGCCGGGTGCCTGTCTACAATGCCCGTTCACGGGCCCGGAGCATCGTGACGGGCGGTGGAGCAGGCGATCCGCTGGAAGTAAACCGCGTCCGCCGTACCGATGACGTTCAGCCGGGCGACCTGCTCATTTCGGCCGGGTCAGGGCTGATCTTTCCCCGTGGCCTCCCTGTGGCGATGGTAACTGCCGTGGGAAATCCCGGCGTCGGCCTTACGCTGCCCGTGACGGCTGTTCCGGCAGCCAGTGTCAGGCATCTGGATGAGGTGCTGGTGGTACGGGCGCGGGCCGAGGCCGGAGACGAAACGGAGGAAACCCCGGCTGATATCCAGCCACCTGCCGAAGGAAACCCGCCATGATTGATCCGAATGCCGATCCGGTGTGGCGCGGGTTTTTCCTGTACGTGCTGGCGGGCGCCATCTGCCTGATCCTCCAGCAGACAGTCCTCATACCGTTCCTGCCGTGGCTCACCATCCAGCCGCTGGTGGTACTCACTGTCCATGCCGGCTTCCGCCGGGGTCCATTCGAGGCAGGCTGGATCGCTACCGTGCTGGGCATCCTGTGGGATGTGACAGGGAGCGGCCTGTTCGGTGCCTGCTGGCTGCGGCTGATGTTCGTCCTCCTGGCGGTCCATTTTGGCCGCCGTTTCCTGCGGGACACACTCCCTTTTCTGCTGTTTGCCGTCGTTCTGGCCACGGTGATCGAACGGGCGGCGATCATACTGCAATATACCGGGTTCGCCGGCTTGCCATCCGGTCCCGCCGGAAGCCTGTCAAACCTGCCGGCGTCCGTGTTTTTCAACCTGATCCTCACCGTAGTCCTCTCGGCGCTGATCGAATGGGCCTTCCGGATCCGTCCATTCCGGCTGTCGGAGGCTGGCATCTCGGTAACCGGCCCAGGCGGTTTCGGGCGCGAAAGGTAGGAAATGGCTTCCTACCTCGACACTAGCGAAATCCTGAAACGCCTGCAGGGTCGGGTTACGTTTCTGGTGATCCTGTTCGCCATTCCGCTCCTGCTGCTGGTGGCGCGCCTGTTCGTGCTGCAGATCGTACACCACGAGTTCTACGCGGGGCTGAGCCGGGACAACAAGCTCATCAGTGAGCGGATTGCCGGATATCGCGGCATTGTGAAGGACCGCCACGGAATCACTCTGGCGGAATCGCGGGCGGGGTTCTCTCTCGTGCTGCTGCCGGACCAGTTCCGGGCGCCCCGGCACGACAAAATCCGCAGGGCAGAGATAGATGCCGTCATCACCCAGATCGCCGGACTGCTGGAGGATGAGCCGGAGAATATCCGCCGTTTCATCGCCTCATGGAAGGGCCGGGACCGGTTCTTTTACCAGCCTTACCGGCGCGATCTCACCTGGGACCAGATGTCCCGGATCGAGGAAGCGCATCTTCCGCCTGCCTATGCCGATGTCGTTACCGATCCGGTACGGGACTACCCGTTCGGACGAAACCTGTCGCACGTGCTTGGTTACGTGGGCGAGGTAAACGAAACGGAACTGGCGCAACTCCGCGAGGCCCACCCCGGCAAGGACTACCGGCAGGGTGACTGGATCGGGAAAGCCGGTCTGGAGCTCACCTTTGAACAGGATCTCCGGGGCCAGCCGGGATACCGCGAACGGGTAGCCAATGCCCGTGGCGAACTGGTGGAGCCCGAGGATCTCGCGGAATTCGGCATCTCCGGCGAATACATCCCGGCACAGGCGGGGAACTCGCTCGTGCTCACCATCGACGCCGAACTGCAGACGTACGCCTGGGAACGGATGCTCGGCACCCGTGAAGGCGCACTGATCGCACTCGATCCGCGGAACGGCGAAATCCTGGCCATGATCGACAAGCCGGGCTTTGACCCCAACCAGTTCTCGATCGGAATATCCGGTGCCGCGTTCAGCGCGCTGCTGAACGATCCCGACCGTCCGCTTTTTTCCCGCGCCATACAGGGACGCTACCCGCCCGGCTCGACCTACAAGATCGTCACCCAGGCCGCCGCCCTCCAGGAAGGCGTCATCGGCCCGCACACGTCCTGGCTGTGCACCGGCAAGAAAAAGTTCGGGAACCGCGACTTCGGGTGCTGGAAGAAGGAAGGACACAGCACCATGGCGGCGCACGATGCGATGAAGCACAGCTGTGACGTCTACTTCTACAGCGCCGGGGCCCTGCTCGGCATCGACAAGCTGGCCTACTGGTCGGGGCACTTCGGCCTCGGCAAGCCCACCGGAATCGAACTCCCACGCGAAACTGCCGGTGTGAACCCCAGTCCCGAATGGAAACAGCGGACAATGAAGGAACCCTGGTACTGGGGCGAGGTTATCAGTTCAGCCATCGGACAGGGTTACACACTGATGAGCCCCCTCCAGGTGGCCAAGATGACATCCGTCATCGCGGCAGGCGGGCGGGTCTTCCGTCCGCATCTGGTCCGCCAGGTCCAGTCCCCAACCGGAAAACTCATCCGCACCATTCCCGTGGATCCCGAAATCGTCCTCCCTCTCCGGCCGGAAGTCATCGATACGGTAGCCGACGGAATGCGGGCCGTCGTGAACGAGC
Coding sequences:
- the mreC gene encoding rod shape-determining protein MreC — its product is MFALWNRPAPRLIFLTLVAMGAFATSVSRQNQIGPIPALVLDAFSLLQMTAAKTVSLTGEAGSRYVYLVGVQKRLDQLETERGHLLAERAALVELARENTRLRELIGLKEKLGGDLVAARVIGIADEEKATLTIDRGSLSGIQPGQAVLANGGVIGQIWYAGRLTSTVLLLEDPRSRVPVYNARSRARSIVTGGGAGDPLEVNRVRRTDDVQPGDLLISAGSGLIFPRGLPVAMVTAVGNPGVGLTLPVTAVPAASVRHLDEVLVVRARAEAGDETEETPADIQPPAEGNPP
- the mrdA gene encoding penicillin-binding protein 2; protein product: MASYLDTSEILKRLQGRVTFLVILFAIPLLLLVARLFVLQIVHHEFYAGLSRDNKLISERIAGYRGIVKDRHGITLAESRAGFSLVLLPDQFRAPRHDKIRRAEIDAVITQIAGLLEDEPENIRRFIASWKGRDRFFYQPYRRDLTWDQMSRIEEAHLPPAYADVVTDPVRDYPFGRNLSHVLGYVGEVNETELAQLREAHPGKDYRQGDWIGKAGLELTFEQDLRGQPGYRERVANARGELVEPEDLAEFGISGEYIPAQAGNSLVLTIDAELQTYAWERMLGTREGALIALDPRNGEILAMIDKPGFDPNQFSIGISGAAFSALLNDPDRPLFSRAIQGRYPPGSTYKIVTQAAALQEGVIGPHTSWLCTGKKKFGNRDFGCWKKEGHSTMAAHDAMKHSCDVYFYSAGALLGIDKLAYWSGHFGLGKPTGIELPRETAGVNPSPEWKQRTMKEPWYWGEVISSAIGQGYTLMSPLQVAKMTSVIAAGGRVFRPHLVRQVQSPTGKLIRTIPVDPEIVLPLRPEVIDTVADGMRAVVNEPGGTAYRVHSKEIVIAGKTGTAQVTTMDVQRQYKEQKLPLPYELEDHAWFTAFAPAGPYETPEIVVAALIGHGGSGSRTAAPVVADVIAEWKRLKERRQLEASAAGAGGGHR